The following proteins come from a genomic window of Corallococcus sp. NCRR:
- a CDS encoding acyltransferase family protein — MASSRQHLEALTGLRFLATAHVVAYHVYHLVFTGTEAPPGLHGLLDSGYVSIGFFFVLSGFILGYNHLERPPDTYEARKAFWVDRFARIYPVYALGLALDAPAYLKGLRDTWAVDPWRGMEHAEALVVTPLLLQSWTPWTAMAWNGSGWSVAVGAFFYAAFPFLAGRLGLLGPKALVVGAAVAYGASMVFPALYMVVDPDHTGGTASAYNSGPWMLALRFNPLARLPEFILGILAARFLLLRDGAEQRSCPVALAVVCVGVIAALAVSTALPFPLLHNGLLAPVFAALFLLLSRSQGAVARVLASRPLRLLGEASHALFLLHMPVLFAWKSVLKRLGEPPTSAWAVVAFIVGSVGLSVLTHARVEKPARAWIRDRWARRGTEQPAAGLQPRA, encoded by the coding sequence ATGGCTTCTTCCCGGCAGCACCTGGAGGCACTCACCGGGCTGCGGTTCCTCGCGACCGCGCACGTCGTCGCCTACCACGTGTATCACCTGGTCTTCACCGGCACGGAGGCGCCGCCGGGGCTGCATGGGCTGCTCGACAGCGGGTACGTGAGCATCGGCTTCTTCTTCGTCCTGTCGGGCTTCATCCTTGGCTACAACCACCTGGAGCGGCCGCCAGACACGTACGAAGCACGCAAGGCGTTCTGGGTGGACCGCTTCGCGCGCATCTATCCCGTCTATGCGTTGGGCCTGGCGCTCGACGCGCCCGCGTACCTCAAGGGGCTGCGCGACACGTGGGCGGTGGATCCCTGGAGGGGGATGGAGCACGCGGAGGCGCTGGTGGTCACGCCGCTGCTGCTCCAGAGCTGGACGCCGTGGACCGCGATGGCGTGGAACGGCTCGGGCTGGTCGGTGGCGGTGGGGGCGTTCTTCTACGCCGCCTTCCCCTTCCTGGCCGGGAGGCTGGGCCTGCTGGGGCCGAAGGCGCTCGTGGTGGGCGCGGCGGTGGCGTATGGCGCCTCGATGGTGTTCCCGGCCCTCTACATGGTGGTGGATCCGGACCACACCGGGGGCACCGCGTCCGCTTACAACTCCGGCCCGTGGATGCTGGCGCTGCGCTTCAACCCGCTGGCGCGGCTGCCGGAGTTCATCCTGGGCATCCTCGCGGCGCGCTTCCTCCTGCTGCGGGACGGCGCGGAGCAACGCTCGTGTCCGGTGGCGCTGGCGGTGGTGTGCGTGGGCGTCATCGCGGCGCTCGCGGTGAGCACGGCGCTGCCCTTCCCGCTGCTGCACAACGGGCTGCTGGCGCCGGTGTTCGCGGCGCTGTTCCTCCTGCTGTCGCGGAGCCAGGGCGCCGTGGCGCGGGTGCTGGCTTCACGGCCGCTGCGCCTGCTGGGGGAGGCGAGCCACGCGCTCTTCCTCCTGCACATGCCGGTGTTGTTCGCCTGGAAGTCCGTGCTCAAGCGGCTGGGTGAGCCGCCCACGTCCGCCTGGGCGGTGGTGGCGTTCATCGTGGGCTCGGTGGGCTTGAGCGTGCTCACGCATGCGCGCGTGGAGAAGCCCGCCCGGGCATGGATCCGCGACCGGTGGGCGAGGCGAGGCACGGAGCAGCCCGCGGCCGGCCTCCAGCCCCGGGCGTGA
- a CDS encoding VOC family protein produces MSTAPQQAEQHHRIDYIELPTKDIAEAKRFYGAVFGWRFEDYGPDYTSFMDGRLNGGFDKEREVSKGGALLVLYSKDLDATLAKVREAGGRIVKDTFSFPGGKRFHFTDPTGNELAVWTEP; encoded by the coding sequence TTGTCCACCGCACCCCAGCAGGCCGAGCAGCACCACCGCATCGACTACATCGAGCTGCCCACGAAGGACATCGCGGAGGCGAAGCGCTTCTACGGCGCCGTGTTCGGCTGGAGGTTCGAGGACTACGGCCCGGACTACACGAGCTTCATGGACGGGCGGCTGAACGGAGGCTTCGACAAGGAGCGGGAAGTGTCGAAGGGCGGCGCGTTGCTGGTGCTGTATTCGAAGGACCTGGACGCGACGCTGGCGAAGGTGCGCGAGGCCGGAGGGCGCATCGTGAAGGACACGTTCTCCTTCCCCGGCGGCAAGCGCTTCCACTTCACCGACCCCACGGGCAACGAGCTGGCGGTATGGACGGAGCCTTGA
- a CDS encoding AraC family transcriptional regulator, translated as MRYVEASPCAALAPYVQCYWALELSGAAPVGVHRVLPDGCLDILVDLTDGAGPRIVGAMRTAEVVPLSAHASFVAVRFRPGGAQPFLRLPLLELTDAKVALGDLWPREAREWRERLGAVVGTAARFALLERLLLGRLPGKEGDVGVRHAVDLILGARGQVPVRSLEEVMGVGARQVERRFHAAVGLSPKVLCRIARMQHAVALSRELEGAEWALAAGYYDQAHQVREFRALTGLTPGAYVREQAEVGFVQSQDGAGA; from the coding sequence GGGCGCTGGAGCTGTCCGGCGCGGCGCCGGTGGGAGTGCACCGGGTGCTGCCGGATGGGTGCCTGGACATCCTGGTGGACCTGACGGACGGGGCGGGGCCGCGCATCGTGGGCGCGATGCGGACGGCGGAGGTGGTGCCGTTGTCCGCGCATGCGTCCTTCGTCGCGGTGCGCTTCCGGCCCGGGGGCGCGCAGCCATTCCTGCGGCTGCCCCTGCTGGAATTGACGGACGCGAAGGTGGCGCTGGGGGACCTCTGGCCGCGCGAGGCGCGCGAGTGGCGGGAGCGGCTGGGCGCGGTGGTGGGGACGGCGGCGCGCTTCGCCCTGCTGGAGCGGCTGCTGCTGGGCCGGCTGCCCGGGAAGGAGGGGGACGTGGGGGTGCGGCACGCGGTGGACCTCATCCTGGGGGCGAGGGGCCAGGTGCCGGTGCGTTCACTGGAGGAGGTGATGGGGGTGGGGGCGCGGCAGGTGGAGCGGCGCTTCCATGCGGCGGTGGGGCTGTCGCCGAAGGTGCTGTGCCGCATCGCGAGGATGCAGCACGCGGTGGCGCTGTCGCGGGAGCTGGAGGGCGCGGAGTGGGCGCTGGCGGCGGGGTACTACGACCAGGCGCACCAGGTGCGGGAATTCCGGGCGCTGACGGGGCTGACGCCAGGGGCGTACGTGCGCGAGCAGGCGGAGGTCGGATTCGTCCAATCGCAGGACGGGGCGGGTGCGTAA
- a CDS encoding ABC transporter ATP-binding protein, which produces MLSLRNLVKVYPGPVTALRGVDLEVPKGMFGLLGPNGAGKSTLMKILSGLLEPTSGEVTLDGLDLVRHPEALRPHLGYLPQEFGFYPYLSGQDMLRYLLELKGVTAPQGLKALCAQLLERVNLTFAAKRKVKEYSGGMRQRLGIAQALAGDPKLLIVDEPTAGLDPEERQRFYRLLAEMAHERTVLLSTHIVEDVAMLCPRFAVIRHGRVMAITSPTEAKAALQDTLFEGTVPPADMAAFQQAWRVTQAVLFEGKNRVRIHAAPGTPVPPGFERTPPTLEDAYLLLMKDAPESKAPASAPAVGA; this is translated from the coding sequence ATGCTCAGCCTGCGCAACCTGGTGAAGGTGTATCCGGGCCCGGTGACGGCCCTTCGTGGCGTGGACCTGGAGGTCCCCAAGGGGATGTTCGGGCTGCTCGGGCCCAACGGCGCGGGCAAGTCCACGCTGATGAAGATCCTCTCCGGCCTGCTGGAGCCGACCTCTGGCGAGGTGACGCTCGACGGCCTGGACCTCGTGCGCCACCCGGAGGCGCTGCGCCCGCACCTGGGCTACCTGCCACAGGAGTTCGGCTTCTATCCGTACCTCTCCGGCCAGGACATGCTGCGCTATCTGCTGGAGCTCAAGGGCGTCACCGCGCCGCAGGGGCTGAAGGCCCTGTGCGCCCAGCTGCTGGAGCGCGTGAACCTCACCTTCGCGGCGAAGCGCAAGGTGAAGGAGTACTCCGGCGGCATGCGGCAGCGGCTGGGAATCGCGCAGGCGCTGGCCGGCGATCCGAAGCTCCTCATCGTGGACGAGCCCACCGCGGGCCTGGACCCCGAGGAGCGACAGCGCTTCTACCGGCTGCTCGCGGAGATGGCCCATGAGCGCACGGTGCTCCTGTCCACGCACATCGTGGAGGACGTGGCCATGCTCTGTCCCCGCTTCGCCGTCATCCGCCACGGCCGCGTGATGGCCATCACCAGCCCCACCGAGGCGAAGGCCGCCCTCCAGGACACCCTCTTCGAGGGCACCGTCCCCCCGGCCGACATGGCCGCCTTCCAGCAGGCCTGGCGCGTCACCCAGGCCGTGCTCTTCGAGGGCAAGAACCGCGTGCGCATCCACGCCGCCCCGGGCACGCCCGTGCCCCCGGGCTTCGAGCGCACGCCGCCCACGCTGGAGGACGCCTACCTCCTCCTGATGAAGGACGCGCCCGAGTCCAAGGCTCCAGCGTCCGCCCCGGCGGTGGGCGCGTGA
- a CDS encoding GntR family transcriptional regulator, translated as MGMERGGLVAYVEAQIERDIALGRLHPSGQFGPEAKLAQRYGVSRGTIREALRRLAARGLVVQRPGRRTRAVALDESLMLENLGLALHDVRSPHARWLLEGYFSLRRQVLVELLVDCCAKASDLDLDRLGGLCFQLWNAARWEPGAACAHVEFELLRLAARVADRPGHVLLVQSLQRAFLGGAAQLLPLLGGEALRKWATCASEALSERNVQALQHELPALMKACDELVLNAFAPLPTEPVSPAAPCSQEDLLSTPVAAIAPDDALGARPCVPESPLGEPVQVIGQENGLEARPLDEERGFGGVASASEGSQVLGVASCFPVAAPQPGSGVSLSPAAAGVPEPSPTPAHGHTGMAGGAPHGRLRRWVTRLWRSIAHSLGRPAPCSCASDDLLRDARCRGMPTHLSPSPLPDAASRARAGPA; from the coding sequence ATGGGGATGGAACGGGGAGGGCTCGTGGCTTATGTGGAGGCGCAAATCGAGCGCGACATCGCGTTGGGACGACTGCACCCGAGCGGGCAATTCGGTCCCGAAGCGAAGCTGGCGCAGCGTTATGGGGTGAGCCGGGGCACCATCCGCGAAGCCCTGCGGCGGCTGGCGGCTCGAGGCCTCGTGGTTCAGCGCCCCGGACGCAGGACTCGCGCAGTGGCGCTGGATGAGTCGCTGATGCTGGAGAACCTGGGGTTGGCGCTACATGACGTGCGCTCCCCGCATGCCCGGTGGCTGCTGGAGGGCTACTTCAGCCTCAGGCGGCAGGTGCTGGTGGAGTTGCTGGTCGACTGCTGCGCGAAGGCTTCGGACCTCGACCTGGACCGGCTGGGGGGCTTGTGCTTCCAGCTCTGGAACGCGGCGCGCTGGGAGCCGGGAGCCGCCTGCGCCCACGTGGAGTTCGAGTTGCTGCGGCTGGCGGCCCGGGTGGCGGACCGTCCCGGACATGTGCTCCTCGTTCAGTCCCTGCAGCGGGCGTTCCTGGGAGGTGCCGCCCAACTGCTGCCGCTCCTGGGGGGAGAGGCGCTGCGCAAATGGGCCACCTGCGCGAGTGAAGCCCTTTCGGAGCGCAACGTGCAGGCGCTTCAGCACGAGCTGCCGGCGCTGATGAAGGCTTGCGATGAGCTGGTGCTGAATGCCTTCGCTCCCCTCCCCACGGAGCCTGTGTCTCCCGCGGCTCCATGCTCCCAGGAGGACCTTCTCAGTACCCCTGTGGCAGCCATCGCGCCGGACGATGCGCTGGGGGCACGGCCTTGCGTCCCGGAGAGCCCTCTCGGCGAGCCGGTGCAAGTCATCGGGCAGGAGAATGGGCTGGAGGCACGGCCCTTGGACGAGGAGCGCGGTTTCGGCGGTGTCGCGTCAGCCTCTGAGGGCTCTCAGGTGCTTGGGGTTGCCTCCTGCTTTCCAGTTGCGGCCCCTCAGCCCGGTAGCGGCGTGTCGTTGTCTCCAGCCGCCGCCGGGGTTCCCGAGCCATCACCCACCCCCGCCCATGGACACACGGGCATGGCGGGCGGTGCACCTCATGGCCGCCTCAGGCGGTGGGTGACCCGTCTCTGGCGGTCCATTGCGCACTCCCTGGGACGACCCGCCCCGTGTTCATGCGCTTCAGATGACCTGCTTAGAGATGCTCGGTGCCGGGGGATGCCGACGCACCTTTCACCGTCGCCTCTTCCGGACGCAGCTTCGCGCGCACGCGCGGGTCCAGCTTGA
- a CDS encoding response regulator — translation MLATINATVLHVNDTPASLYLGSFSLRQAGYHVLEAVTGGEALRVAFDSRPDVIVLDVKLPDMSGYDVCRRLKEDPRTREIAIIHTSATFITAEKKVAGLRAGADVYLTQPFDPEELIATVNSVLRLRRVEREALANAARLEEADRKKDEFLAMLAHELRNPLAAISVAVQMLGQKDSNGLSEADARRRDIIERQVSHLRHLVDDLLDVSRITRGKYALRRGRLDLNTVLQHALAAARPVMEERGLILREALPTEPCWVDGDRTRLEQVFTNLLDNASKYSPEGGVITVGAHVAGDSRVRVSVQDTGIGLRPEDQEHIFELFAQLNAGLARSRGGLGIGLTLVRHLVTEHGGQVEVFSAGPGEGSTFTITLPLLTDDVRPEATVERIESRRGEWRILLVDDNPDAREGLREMLQLWGHTVEVASDGPEALAMATPGTYDVIILDIGLPGLDGYQVAQELRGRVASDAHLIALTGYGTPGDRARSEKAGFDLHLVKPVELVEIGRVLAQLGPVKRGTRRRFQAKSA, via the coding sequence GTGCTCGCTACCATCAACGCCACCGTCCTCCACGTCAACGACACACCCGCGAGCCTCTATCTGGGGAGCTTCTCGCTGCGCCAGGCGGGCTACCACGTGCTGGAGGCGGTCACCGGAGGGGAGGCCCTGCGGGTCGCCTTCGATTCGCGCCCCGACGTCATCGTGCTCGACGTGAAGCTTCCCGACATGAGCGGCTACGACGTGTGCCGGCGCCTGAAGGAAGACCCGCGCACCCGCGAGATCGCCATCATCCACACCTCCGCCACCTTCATCACCGCGGAGAAGAAGGTCGCGGGCCTGCGCGCCGGCGCGGACGTCTACCTCACCCAGCCGTTCGACCCCGAGGAGCTCATCGCCACCGTCAACAGCGTCCTGCGCCTGCGGCGCGTGGAGCGCGAGGCCCTGGCGAACGCCGCCCGCCTGGAGGAGGCCGACCGCAAGAAGGACGAGTTCCTCGCCATGCTCGCCCACGAGCTGCGCAACCCGCTGGCCGCCATCTCCGTCGCGGTGCAGATGCTCGGGCAGAAGGACTCGAACGGCCTGTCCGAGGCCGACGCGCGCCGCCGCGACATCATCGAACGGCAGGTGAGCCACCTGCGCCACCTGGTGGACGACCTGCTCGACGTCAGCCGCATCACGCGCGGCAAGTACGCCCTGCGCCGCGGCCGGCTGGACCTCAACACCGTGTTGCAGCACGCGCTCGCCGCCGCGCGGCCCGTGATGGAGGAGCGCGGACTCATCCTGCGGGAGGCCCTCCCCACCGAGCCCTGCTGGGTGGACGGCGACCGGACGCGCCTGGAGCAGGTCTTCACCAATTTGCTCGACAACGCCTCCAAGTACTCACCCGAGGGCGGCGTCATCACCGTGGGCGCCCACGTGGCCGGGGACTCCCGCGTGCGCGTCTCCGTGCAGGACACCGGCATCGGCCTGCGGCCGGAGGACCAGGAGCACATCTTCGAGCTCTTCGCGCAGCTGAACGCGGGCCTCGCGCGCAGCCGGGGCGGACTGGGCATTGGCCTGACGCTGGTGCGCCACCTCGTGACCGAACACGGCGGCCAGGTGGAGGTCTTCAGCGCGGGGCCGGGCGAGGGGAGCACCTTCACCATCACGCTGCCGCTACTCACGGACGACGTGAGGCCGGAGGCCACCGTGGAGCGCATCGAGTCCCGCCGGGGCGAGTGGCGCATCCTCCTGGTCGACGACAACCCCGACGCGCGCGAGGGCTTGCGCGAGATGCTCCAGCTGTGGGGCCACACCGTCGAGGTCGCCTCGGACGGCCCGGAGGCGCTCGCCATGGCGACCCCTGGCACCTACGACGTCATCATCCTGGACATCGGCCTGCCGGGCCTGGACGGCTATCAGGTGGCGCAGGAGCTGCGCGGGCGCGTGGCGTCGGACGCGCACCTCATCGCGCTCACGGGCTATGGGACGCCGGGGGACCGGGCCCGCAGCGAGAAGGCGGGCTTCGACCTGCATCTGGTCAAGCCCGTGGAGTTGGTGGAGATCGGCCGGGTGCTCGCGCAGCTGGGGCCCGTGAAGCGAGGCACACGCCGCAGGTTCCAGGCGAAGAGCGCGTAG